The following are from one region of the Lacinutrix sp. Bg11-31 genome:
- a CDS encoding endonuclease, which translates to MKHFYLTLTFLLTTFVAIAQIPSGYYNSANGLIGFTLKTELRDITANGHTARTYDQLYDGSGVSGSQGYVDTHSDVNVSSGNVYENDGTVLDMYSENPLGTDPYNFTHNVDEGGNQNAEGDCYNREHLVPQSSFNSALPMQSDIHHVIPTDCRVNNYRGSFPFGNVGSVNLTSLNGSKRGTSSAAGYSGVVFEPIDEFKGDIARALLYFATRYENTINGYTSFDMFNGSNDQVFFPWAIDTLLDWHNNVDPVDQREIDRNNAAFNFQGNANPFVDHPEYADLIWNPNPDTQDPTTPTNLVASNPTASTVDLTWTASTDDTAVTSYDIYVDGVFYVNTSSNTTTFTVTGLSPETTYIFTILAKDAAGNTSNLSASDTATTLAGGATGTNCTNEDFENIPVNAGSYATRTWTGVDGIANGWTATDARTDQVLNTRSICIRNGTLTSPSISGGIGELTVTTQLTFGGSAGTFDVKVNGASVGSIPYTGDNTTSTTTTISNINLTGNVSVVLENQSASNRVRIDDLSWTCYSALSIEDFTLNTIKIYPNPVKGNLLNIEVEENTRFEIYSILGKKILEGNVTPANKQVSVSRLNKGVYILKLETPNGSISKKLVKD; encoded by the coding sequence ATGAAACACTTTTACCTTACATTAACTTTTTTACTAACAACATTTGTTGCTATAGCGCAAATTCCTTCTGGTTATTACAACAGTGCAAATGGCTTAATAGGTTTTACCTTAAAAACAGAATTAAGAGACATTACAGCCAATGGGCATACTGCTAGAACTTACGATCAATTATACGATGGCTCTGGAGTAAGTGGCTCTCAAGGCTATGTAGATACACATTCCGATGTTAATGTTTCATCTGGAAACGTATACGAAAACGACGGAACAGTTTTAGATATGTATTCTGAAAACCCATTAGGTACAGATCCATACAACTTTACGCATAATGTAGACGAAGGTGGAAATCAAAATGCTGAAGGAGATTGCTATAATAGAGAACATTTAGTTCCTCAATCTTCTTTTAATAGTGCTTTGCCAATGCAAAGTGATATACATCATGTAATACCAACAGATTGTAGAGTGAACAATTACAGAGGAAGTTTCCCTTTTGGAAATGTAGGCTCTGTAAATTTAACTTCACTTAATGGCTCTAAAAGAGGAACAAGTTCTGCAGCAGGATATAGTGGTGTTGTTTTTGAACCTATCGATGAGTTTAAAGGAGATATTGCTAGAGCTTTATTATACTTTGCCACTCGTTACGAAAACACGATAAATGGCTACACAAGTTTCGATATGTTTAATGGTAGTAACGATCAAGTATTTTTTCCTTGGGCAATCGATACATTATTAGATTGGCATAATAACGTAGATCCTGTAGATCAAAGAGAAATAGACAGAAATAATGCAGCATTTAATTTTCAAGGAAACGCAAATCCTTTTGTAGACCATCCTGAATATGCAGATTTAATTTGGAATCCAAATCCAGATACTCAAGACCCAACAACACCAACAAATTTAGTGGCTTCTAATCCAACTGCAAGTACTGTCGATTTAACTTGGACAGCCTCAACAGATGATACTGCTGTAACAAGTTACGATATTTATGTTGACGGTGTTTTTTATGTAAACACAAGCTCTAATACAACTACGTTTACTGTAACAGGTTTAAGCCCAGAAACAACTTATATCTTTACTATTTTAGCAAAGGATGCTGCTGGCAACACCTCTAACCTAAGTGCTTCTGATACTGCAACAACACTTGCTGGAGGAGCAACAGGAACAAATTGTACAAATGAAGATTTCGAAAACATACCAGTTAATGCAGGATCTTATGCCACAAGAACTTGGACAGGAGTAGATGGTATTGCAAATGGTTGGACTGCAACAGACGCAAGAACAGATCAAGTATTAAACACAAGATCAATATGCATTAGAAACGGAACTTTAACATCACCTTCAATTAGTGGAGGTATTGGTGAACTTACAGTAACAACACAATTAACTTTTGGAGGATCTGCAGGAACTTTTGATGTTAAAGTAAATGGCGCTTCTGTTGGTTCTATTCCTTATACTGGCGATAATACAACTAGTACAACTACTACTATTTCTAATATAAATTTAACAGGAAACGTATCAGTTGTTTTAGAGAACCAATCTGCCTCAAACAGAGTTAGAATTGATGATTTATCATGGACGTGTTATTCTGCATTAAGTATTGAAGACTTTACGTTAAATACAATTAAAATATATCCAAATCCTGTTAAAGGAAACCTTTTAAATATTGAAGTAGAAGAAAACACTCGTTTTGAAATCTACTCTATATTAGGTAAGAAAATTTTAGAAGGAAACGTTACTCCTGCTAACAAACAAGTAAGTGTATCAAGATTAAACAAAGGCGTTTATATCCTCAAATTAGAAACTCCTAACGGAAGCATTTCTAAGAAATTAGTGAAAGACTAA
- a CDS encoding RsmB/NOP family class I SAM-dependent RNA methyltransferase, whose amino-acid sequence MRLHRNLCFATVDGLLLIFNEGKYADKVVQQLLKRDKRWGSRDRGFVAETTYDIVRWKRLYAEIADVKEPFSRDDIWRLFAVWATLKGIKLPDWTYFEGTPTRKIKGRFDELSKIRKIKESFPDWMDELIVSELGEKVWSKEATALNQQADVILRVNTLKTTKEKLKTALFDLDVETEELKGYPDALKLAERGNVFTTEAFKNGWFEVQDASSQLVAEFLDVKGGMKVVDTCAGAGGKTLHLAALMENKGQIIAMDIYDNKLKELKRRAKRAGAHNIEMRVIDSTKPIKKLYDKADRVLIDAPCSGLGVLRRNPGAKWNMQPEFIERIKKTQLEILNSYSRMVKPGGKLVYATCSILPSENNEQVDKFLTSENGKDFTFVKDKVILSHESGFDGFYMALLEKKS is encoded by the coding sequence ATGAGATTACACAGAAATTTATGTTTTGCTACTGTTGATGGATTATTATTAATCTTTAACGAAGGCAAGTATGCAGATAAAGTAGTACAACAACTTTTAAAACGAGATAAACGTTGGGGAAGTAGAGATCGTGGTTTTGTTGCCGAGACAACTTACGATATTGTACGTTGGAAACGTTTATATGCTGAAATTGCAGATGTAAAAGAGCCTTTTTCGCGTGACGATATTTGGCGTTTATTTGCTGTTTGGGCGACATTAAAAGGTATAAAATTACCAGATTGGACTTATTTTGAAGGTACACCAACTAGAAAAATTAAAGGCCGTTTTGATGAGTTGTCTAAAATCAGAAAAATAAAAGAGTCTTTTCCAGATTGGATGGATGAATTAATTGTATCTGAATTAGGCGAAAAAGTATGGAGCAAAGAAGCTACCGCACTTAACCAACAAGCTGATGTTATTTTAAGAGTAAACACTCTTAAAACTACTAAAGAAAAATTAAAAACTGCATTATTTGATTTAGACGTTGAAACCGAAGAATTAAAAGGTTATCCAGATGCTTTAAAACTTGCAGAACGTGGAAACGTTTTTACTACAGAAGCTTTTAAAAACGGATGGTTTGAAGTTCAAGATGCATCTTCTCAATTAGTTGCAGAATTTCTTGATGTAAAAGGTGGAATGAAAGTTGTGGATACTTGCGCAGGTGCTGGTGGAAAAACATTGCATCTTGCTGCCTTAATGGAAAACAAAGGCCAAATAATTGCAATGGATATTTATGACAATAAATTAAAAGAATTAAAGCGTCGTGCTAAACGTGCTGGAGCTCACAATATAGAAATGCGAGTGATTGATTCTACCAAACCAATTAAAAAATTATACGATAAAGCAGATCGCGTTTTAATAGATGCTCCTTGCTCTGGTTTAGGAGTTTTACGTAGAAATCCTGGTGCAAAATGGAATATGCAACCAGAATTTATTGAGAGAATTAAAAAGACACAATTAGAAATTTTAAACTCGTATTCTAGAATGGTTAAACCTGGAGGAAAGTTAGTATATGCTACGTGCTCTATTTTGCCATCTGAAAACAATGAACAAGTTGACAAATTTTTAACATCGGAAAACGGAAAAGATTTTACCTTTGTTAAAGACAAAGTAATATTATCTCACGAATCTGGTTTCGACGGATTCTATATGGCATTATTAGAAAAGAAGTCTTAA
- a CDS encoding RNA polymerase sigma factor yields MTETEFIKQLINKSQLAYSILLDDFQQKVFATCISFVPNTEDAEDIAQEVFVEVFNSIHKFKGDSKLSTWIYRITTNKCLEFIRKKNTKKRFAFLQSITGNAIPMDKTAYFTEMNHPGVVLENKETSETLFYAINQLPEAQRVVFTLNKIDGKSYKEISEITNKSLPSIESLMFRSKKSLQKLLENFYKNNN; encoded by the coding sequence TTGACAGAAACCGAATTCATAAAACAATTAATAAATAAAAGCCAACTAGCTTATAGTATTCTTTTGGACGATTTTCAACAAAAGGTATTTGCTACTTGTATTTCGTTTGTGCCTAATACTGAAGATGCGGAGGATATTGCACAAGAGGTTTTTGTAGAAGTGTTTAATTCTATACATAAGTTTAAAGGTGATTCTAAATTATCCACTTGGATTTATAGAATAACAACTAATAAATGTTTAGAGTTTATAAGAAAGAAAAATACAAAAAAACGTTTTGCTTTTTTGCAGTCTATTACAGGAAACGCAATACCAATGGACAAGACGGCATATTTTACAGAGATGAATCATCCCGGAGTTGTACTGGAAAATAAAGAAACAAGTGAAACTTTATTTTATGCAATTAACCAATTGCCCGAAGCACAGCGTGTTGTTTTTACGCTTAATAAAATAGATGGCAAGAGTTATAAAGAGATAAGTGAAATTACAAATAAAAGCTTGCCTTCTATAGAATCTTTAATGTTTAGGTCTAAAAAAAGTCTGCAAAAATTGTTAGAAAACTTTTATAAAAATAACAATTAG
- a CDS encoding Spy/CpxP family protein refolding chaperone, with protein MKKNSVLYILLLVLLIMNGFFLYNYLGRPEHKRPKENGEFIVKALGLNETQLKQFRSVEKNHHDSMKNIGDNVKVYKDELFQKISASEVNQGEIDSLIRLISEKEILKEKAIFNRLRGIYNLCNAEQKQRFSNIIKKARRPDGPGAEGPRGGRPSRPE; from the coding sequence ATGAAAAAGAATAGCGTTTTATATATTCTCCTTTTAGTATTATTAATAATGAATGGTTTTTTCTTATATAACTATTTAGGAAGACCAGAACATAAAAGACCAAAAGAAAATGGTGAATTTATTGTAAAAGCATTAGGGTTAAATGAGACACAATTAAAGCAATTTAGGAGTGTAGAAAAAAATCATCACGACAGTATGAAAAATATTGGTGATAATGTTAAGGTTTATAAAGATGAATTGTTTCAAAAAATTTCAGCTTCAGAAGTTAATCAAGGTGAAATAGATAGCTTAATAAGATTAATTTCGGAAAAAGAAATTTTAAAAGAAAAAGCTATTTTTAATAGGCTTCGAGGTATTTATAATTTGTGTAATGCAGAACAAAAACAACGTTTTAGTAATATTATAAAAAAAGCACGTAGACCTGATGGACCTGGAGCAGAAGGTCCAAGAGGAGGAAGACCGAGCAGACCAGAATAG
- a CDS encoding EF-hand domain-containing protein, whose protein sequence is MKSNTFKTAVLVFGLTLLVANSSFGQSQDRQEKTPPTFSKLLKEMDKNEDGKLAKAELKGPLKEDFSKIDTDEDGFISEKEFKKAPKPKRKERK, encoded by the coding sequence ATGAAAAGTAACACATTTAAAACAGCAGTATTAGTTTTTGGATTAACACTATTAGTCGCTAATAGTTCTTTTGGTCAATCGCAAGACAGGCAAGAGAAAACGCCTCCAACATTTAGTAAACTACTAAAAGAAATGGATAAAAATGAAGATGGGAAGCTTGCAAAGGCTGAACTTAAAGGTCCGTTAAAAGAAGATTTCTCTAAAATAGATACAGACGAAGATGGTTTTATTTCTGAAAAAGAATTTAAAAAAGCACCAAAGCCAAAAAGAAAAGAAAGAAAGTAA